One genomic segment of Peromyscus leucopus breed LL Stock chromosome 23, UCI_PerLeu_2.1, whole genome shotgun sequence includes these proteins:
- the Wsb2 gene encoding WD repeat and SOCS box-containing protein 2 isoform X2 gives MEAGEEPLLLAELKPGRPHQFDWKSSCETWSVAFSPDGSWFAWSQGHCVVKLVPWPLEEQLIPKGFEAKSRSSKNDSKGRGSLKEKTLDCGQIVWGLAFSPWPSPPSRKLWARHHPQVPDVSCLILATGLNDGQIKIWEVQTGLLLLNLSGHQDVVRDLSFTPSGSLILVSASRDKTLRIWDLNKHGKQIQVLSGHLQWVYCCSISPDCSMLCSAAGEKSVFLWSMRSYTLIRKLEGHQSSVVSCDFSPDSALLVTASYDTSVIMWDPYTGERLRSLHHTQLEPAMDDSDVHMSSLRSVCFSPEGLYLATVADDRLLRIWALELKAPVAFAPMTNGLCCTFFPHGGVIATGTRDGHVQFWTAPRVLSSLKHLCRKALRSFLTTYQVLALPIPKKMKEFLTYRTF, from the exons ATGGAGGCCGGAG AGGAACCGCTGCTGCTGGCCGAACTCAAGCCCGGGCGTCCCCATCAGTTTGACTGGAAGTCCAGCTGTGAGACCTGGAGTGTGGCCTTCTCTCCAGATGGTTCCTGGTTCGCCTGGTCTCAAGGACACTGTGTGGTCAAGCTGGTCCCCTGGCCATTGGAAGAGCAGCT CATCCCTAAAGGATTCGAAGCCAAAAGCCGAAGCAGCAAAAATGATTCAAAAGGACGAGGCAGCCTGAAGGAGAAGACACTGGACTGTGGTCAGATTGTGTGGGGGCTGGCCTTCAGCCCGTGGCCCTCTCCACCCAGCAGGAAACTCTGGGCACGCCACCATCCCCAGGTGCCAGATGTCTCTTGCCTGATCCTGGCCACGGGTCTCAACGATGGACAGATCAAGATTTGGGAGGTGCAGACAG GGCTCCTGCTTCTGAATCTTTCTGGCCACCAAGATGTCGTGAGAGATTTGAGCTTCACACCCAGTGGAAGTTTGATCTTGGTTTCTGCATCCCGGGATAAGACCCTTCGAATCTGGGACCTGAACAAACATG GTAAGCAGATCCAGGTGTTATCTGGCCACCTGCAGTGGGTTTACTGCTGCTCCATCTCCCCCGACTGCAGCATGCTGTGCTCTGCCGCTGGTGAGAAGTCG GTCTTTCTGTGGAGCATGAGGTCCTACACACTCATCCGGAAGCTCGAGGGCCACCAGAGCAGTGTTGTCTCCTGTGacttctctcctgactctgccttgcTCGTCACAGCTTCTTACGACACCAGCGTGATTATGTGGGACCCCTACACCGGCGAGAGGCTGAGGTCACTTCA TCACACCCAGCTGGAACCTGCCATGGACGACAGCGATGTCCACATGAGCTCGCTGCGGTCTGTGTGCTTCTCTCCTGAAGGCTTGTACCTCGCTACAGTGGCAGATGACAG gctcctcagGATCTGGGCTCTGGAACTGAAGGCTCCGGTTGCCTTTGCTCCTATGACCAATGGTCTCTGCTGCACATTCTTCCCACACGGTGGAGTTATAGCCACAGG GACGAGAGATGGCCATGTCCAGTTCTGGACGGCTCCCCGCGTCCTGTCTTCACTGAAACATTTATGCAGGAAAGCTCTGCGAAGTTTCCTGACAACATACCAAGTCCTAGCACTGCCAATCCCCAAGAAGATGAAAGAGTTCCTCACGTACAGGACTTTCTAG
- the Wsb2 gene encoding WD repeat and SOCS box-containing protein 2 isoform X1, with the protein MTSPSPEEPLLLAELKPGRPHQFDWKSSCETWSVAFSPDGSWFAWSQGHCVVKLVPWPLEEQLIPKGFEAKSRSSKNDSKGRGSLKEKTLDCGQIVWGLAFSPWPSPPSRKLWARHHPQVPDVSCLILATGLNDGQIKIWEVQTGLLLLNLSGHQDVVRDLSFTPSGSLILVSASRDKTLRIWDLNKHGKQIQVLSGHLQWVYCCSISPDCSMLCSAAGEKSVFLWSMRSYTLIRKLEGHQSSVVSCDFSPDSALLVTASYDTSVIMWDPYTGERLRSLHHTQLEPAMDDSDVHMSSLRSVCFSPEGLYLATVADDRLLRIWALELKAPVAFAPMTNGLCCTFFPHGGVIATGTRDGHVQFWTAPRVLSSLKHLCRKALRSFLTTYQVLALPIPKKMKEFLTYRTF; encoded by the exons ATGACGTCTCCTTCCCCAGAGGAACCGCTGCTGCTGGCCGAACTCAAGCCCGGGCGTCCCCATCAGTTTGACTGGAAGTCCAGCTGTGAGACCTGGAGTGTGGCCTTCTCTCCAGATGGTTCCTGGTTCGCCTGGTCTCAAGGACACTGTGTGGTCAAGCTGGTCCCCTGGCCATTGGAAGAGCAGCT CATCCCTAAAGGATTCGAAGCCAAAAGCCGAAGCAGCAAAAATGATTCAAAAGGACGAGGCAGCCTGAAGGAGAAGACACTGGACTGTGGTCAGATTGTGTGGGGGCTGGCCTTCAGCCCGTGGCCCTCTCCACCCAGCAGGAAACTCTGGGCACGCCACCATCCCCAGGTGCCAGATGTCTCTTGCCTGATCCTGGCCACGGGTCTCAACGATGGACAGATCAAGATTTGGGAGGTGCAGACAG GGCTCCTGCTTCTGAATCTTTCTGGCCACCAAGATGTCGTGAGAGATTTGAGCTTCACACCCAGTGGAAGTTTGATCTTGGTTTCTGCATCCCGGGATAAGACCCTTCGAATCTGGGACCTGAACAAACATG GTAAGCAGATCCAGGTGTTATCTGGCCACCTGCAGTGGGTTTACTGCTGCTCCATCTCCCCCGACTGCAGCATGCTGTGCTCTGCCGCTGGTGAGAAGTCG GTCTTTCTGTGGAGCATGAGGTCCTACACACTCATCCGGAAGCTCGAGGGCCACCAGAGCAGTGTTGTCTCCTGTGacttctctcctgactctgccttgcTCGTCACAGCTTCTTACGACACCAGCGTGATTATGTGGGACCCCTACACCGGCGAGAGGCTGAGGTCACTTCA TCACACCCAGCTGGAACCTGCCATGGACGACAGCGATGTCCACATGAGCTCGCTGCGGTCTGTGTGCTTCTCTCCTGAAGGCTTGTACCTCGCTACAGTGGCAGATGACAG gctcctcagGATCTGGGCTCTGGAACTGAAGGCTCCGGTTGCCTTTGCTCCTATGACCAATGGTCTCTGCTGCACATTCTTCCCACACGGTGGAGTTATAGCCACAGG GACGAGAGATGGCCATGTCCAGTTCTGGACGGCTCCCCGCGTCCTGTCTTCACTGAAACATTTATGCAGGAAAGCTCTGCGAAGTTTCCTGACAACATACCAAGTCCTAGCACTGCCAATCCCCAAGAAGATGAAAGAGTTCCTCACGTACAGGACTTTCTAG
- the Rfc5 gene encoding replication factor C subunit 5, translated as MAAAAAAAASQQQRPAAPRARNLPWVEKYRPQTLADLISHQDILSTIQKFISEDRLPHLLLYGPPGTGKTSTILACAKQLYKDKEFGSMVLELNASDDRGIDIVRGPILSFASTRTIFKKGFKLVILDEADAMTQDAQNALRRVIEKFTENTRFCLICNYLSKIIPALQSRCTRFRFGPLTPELMVPRLEHVVEEENVDISEDGMKALVTLSSGDMRRALNILQSTNMAFGKVTEETVYTCTGHPLKTDIANILDWMLNQDFTTAYRNIMELKTLKGLALHDILTEVHLFVHRVDFPSSVRIHLLTKMADIEYRLSVGTNEKIQLSSLIAAFQVTRDLIVSEA; from the exons atggcggcggcggcggcggcggctgcttcGCAGCAGCAGCGGCCCGCGGCGCCCCGCGCCCGGAACCTGCCCTG GGTTGAAAAGTACCGGCCACAGACCCTGGCCGATCTCATTTCTCATCAGGACATTCTGAGTACCA TTCAGAAGTTCATCAGTGAAGACCGTCTGCCACACCTGCTTCTCTATGGCCCTCCGGGGACAGGAAAGACATCCACCATCCTGGCCTGTGCCAAGCAGCTGTACAAAGATAAAGAGTTCGGCTCCATGGTCTTGGAG CTGAATGCTTCCGATGACCGAGGAATAGATATCGTCCGGGGGCCCATCCTCAGCTTTGCCAGCACAAGGACCATcttcaa GAAAGGGTTTAAGCTTGTGATCCTGGATGAAGCTGATGCCATGACTCAAGATGCCCAGAATGCCTTGAGACGAG TGATTGAGAAGTTCACAGAAAACACCAGGTTTTGCCTCATCTGTAACTATCTGTCCAAGATCATCCCTGCCCTGCAGTCAAGGTGCACAAGGTTCCGATTTGGCCCTCTGACGCCTGAACTCATGGTTCCTCGCCTGGAGCATGTAGTAGAAGAGGAGAA TGTTGATATAAGTGAAGACGGAATGAAGGCCCTCGTCACTCTGTCCAGTGGGGATATGCGAAGGGCTTTGAACATTCTGCAG AGCACCAATATGGCCTTTGGGAAGGTGACAGAAGAGACTGTCTACACCTGCACCGGGCATCCCCTCAAGACAGACATTGCCAACATTCTGGACTGGATGCTGAATCAAGACTTCACCACCGCCTACAGAA ACATCATGGAGCTGAAGACTCTCAAGGGCTTGGCTCTGCATGACATCCTGACCGAGGTCCACTTGTTTGTACACAGAG TTGACTTTCCGTCTTCTGTTCGGATACATTTATTGACCAAGATGGCAGACATCGA GTACAGACTGTCCGTGGGCACCAATGAGAAGATACAGCTGAGCTCCCTCATTGCTGCGTTTCAAGTCACCAGAGACCTGATCGTCTCAGAGGCCTAG